The DNA window TAAGATCAGCAAAACCCCAATCCGGGAGGCATTGCAGCAACTCGAAAGGGAAGGATTTATCGAAAATATTCCAGTGAAGGGCGCCTTTGTTTCCCAGTTATCCATCCAAGACCTCCGGGAGCTGTTCGACCTCCGGGAAATCTTAGAATGTGAGGTGATCAAACGGGCCGCCCTAAAAGTCGATCCTGAAGCGGTCGAGGCTTTGAAGGAAAAGTTCGTCTCTTCGGAGAATCATGGGAAAGGCTCTTCAACGGGCGGATTTAAATCGGGTGACGAGATTCACTCCTTTATCTTCGAGACGTACGGAAATCAGCGGCTGTTGGGAATCTACAAGAGGATTCAAGACCATATCGTCAGGAGTCGGATCCATTTCTTCAATCATTCGAGTCCCTCCCATCCCGATCGATCCGAGGAGTCCTACCGGGAGCATTTGGAGATCCTGGAGTCCTTGAAGGCGAAAGATCCCCTGGCGGCCGAACAGGCCATGAGGAATCACCTTCGAAACTCGATGGAGTATTTGAAAAAGGTCATCTGAGCCCCTGAAGAAGGGGAAGGAGTTGGTGGAATGATTCATGTCATCAAGGAAATCCAAAGGCCCCCAAAGGAATTGATCGAATCCTTTAGGAGGATAGGAACCGCGACGGTCCACGAAGCCTCCGGGAGGAAGGGGGCCGTGGATCATCGGATTAAACCCATTGCCTCGGGGTTACGCCTCTGCGGCCCTGCCTTTACTGTTCAGTGTCACCCCGGAGACAATTTGATGCTTCATAAAGCCCTTGAACGGGCCCAACCCGGGGACATTTTGGTGACCGCCACCGGCGGGAGCTATGAGTATGGCTACTGGGGAGGACTGATGGCCACCTCTGCAGTGGCCAAACAGTTGGGCGGTTTGGCCCTCGATGGTTGCATCAGGGATTCGGCAGAAATCATCCGGATGGGTTTCCCCATCTTCTGCAGGGGGTTCTGCATTCGGGGAACGACCAAGACGGTCCTGGGATTGATCAACCATCCCATCCTCTTCGGGGGCGTCCTGGTCCAACCGGGGGACTTGATCCTCGGAGATGAGGATGGTCTTGTCGTCGTGGAGCGCACGGAGTGCGAGGCCGTCTTGGAAAAGTCGATTAAGAGGCTGGAGGCTGAAAGATTGAAGTCGGAAAGGCTCAAAGCAGGAATTTCGAGCGTGGAGCTCAACCAATTGCAGAAGGTTTTTGAGTTCTTGGGATTACAGGAAGGCTGACGGGATGAAGGTAAAGCCCCACCGGTTGAAGGAGATTGCCATCGAGATTTTAAAGGGATTGGGCGCGACCGATGAGGAGGCCCTTGTGGTGGCCGAGTGTCTGGTTCTTGCTGATATGAGGGGGATCGACACTCATGGGGTTCATTTCCTCAAGCTCCTTGCCGACCGGGTAGAGGCAAACATGATTCAGATCCCGACACAACTGAGGGTCCTCAAGGAAGACGGATCTCTTTCTCTCCTTGATGGAGGCAATGGGCTCGGCCAGGTTGCGGCCCATCGGGCGATGCAGATGACCATCAAGAAGGCGAAAGAATTTGGAGTGGGGGTGACCCTCATCCGCAAGACCAATCACATCGGAATCCTCGCTTACTATACCCTGATGGCGGCAAAAGAGGGGATGGTGGGGATCGTGATGAGCAACTCAGCTCCCTCGATGTCCCCATGGGGAGGGGCCGAACCCTTTCTGGGAACCAATCCCCTTTCCATCGCAGTCCCGGGGGGGGCGGATGGCCCTGTGGTCCTCGACATGTCCTCCAGCGTCGTGGCAAGAGGGAAGATCAGGCGTGCCGAACGAATGAGAGAGGAGATTCCTCTTGGATGGGCCCTCGACGAGAACGGCTTGCCTACGACCGATCCAACGGCCGCCCTTAGGGGGACCCTTCTCCCCATCGGTGGGCCGAAGGGCTACGGTCTCGCCCTGATGGTCGATGTGCTGGCCGGAATGCTCTCGGGATCGAGCTACGGTCCAATGGTCAAGACCTTTCATCAGCCCGTGGGTCCGACAGGCATCGGGGTCTTGACGATGGCCATTGACATCGACCGGTTGATGCCCCTCGATCAGTTTGGACAACTCATGAAATCCTACGTCACGTCGATCAAACAGTCGAGGAAGGCCAAAGGCGTCTCCGAGATCTATCTCCCAGGAGAGATCGAAAGGGAGAGGGAGAGAAGCTCTCTCATAGAGGGAATCCCCTTGAGCAATTCCCTCGTGGACCAATTGAATGGGCTTCTGGAGAAAGTCAGGAGTCCTTTGAGATTGAAGGAGGAATAGGGAGAAATGAGATGGATCGTCCGGATCAACACCCGCACGGGAGAGGTTCTCAGGAGCGAAGCGTCCGAAGAAGAGATGAGGTGGGGAGGACGTTATCTCGTCTCCAAATTCCTATTGAGGGAAGTCCCACCCACCTCCGATCCCCTCGGCCGATTCAATAAGTTGATCATCGCTCCGGGCCTTCTGGGGGATACGACGATCACCACGACCGGAAAGTTCTCCGTGGGAGGGAAGAGCCCGCTTACCAACGGGGCCAAAGAGAGCGATGTGGGAGGAGAGGCCGGAAAGAAGCTCGCAAGGCTCGGCATCAAGGCCCTGGTGATCGAGAATCTTCCCGAACGGGAGGGAATAAAGGTCCTTCATATATCAGGGAACAAGGTCAATCTCCTGGAGGCTCCCGAATTAAAAGGGAAGATGGTCTCAGAGACGATTCAAATGCTGAGGAGACGATTTGGCTCCCAGGTCGGGATCCTTTGTATTGGCCCTGCAGGCGAGATGAAGATGGCAGGGGCAGGGGTGGCGGTCTCTGATGCCAATGACATCCAGGTCCGGTATGCGGCTCGCGGCGGGCTCGGAGCGGTCATGGGTGCCAAAGGGATTAAAGCCATCGTGGTGGATGATACCGAAGCCTCCCCGCCTCCGGTTTACGATGAAAATCTCCTCCGAGAAGCCGGGAGGGCGTTCACCCAGGCGATCCTCGAGGATCCAAAGACGGAAAACCGACATCAATATGGAACTCCCGCGATCCTGATGGTGGCCAATGAACTCGGCCTTCTCCCGACGAGAAATTTCAGCGCGGGCCAATTTGAGCGG is part of the Thermodesulfobacteriota bacterium genome and encodes:
- a CDS encoding GntR family transcriptional regulator, which codes for MRAKVSRKLKNQSKSKKAMVYEELKNRIIHNLLKPGEPLNEGVLSEEFKISKTPIREALQQLEREGFIENIPVKGAFVSQLSIQDLRELFDLREILECEVIKRAALKVDPEAVEALKEKFVSSENHGKGSSTGGFKSGDEIHSFIFETYGNQRLLGIYKRIQDHIVRSRIHFFNHSSPSHPDRSEESYREHLEILESLKAKDPLAAEQAMRNHLRNSMEYLKKVI
- a CDS encoding Ldh family oxidoreductase; amino-acid sequence: MKVKPHRLKEIAIEILKGLGATDEEALVVAECLVLADMRGIDTHGVHFLKLLADRVEANMIQIPTQLRVLKEDGSLSLLDGGNGLGQVAAHRAMQMTIKKAKEFGVGVTLIRKTNHIGILAYYTLMAAKEGMVGIVMSNSAPSMSPWGGAEPFLGTNPLSIAVPGGADGPVVLDMSSSVVARGKIRRAERMREEIPLGWALDENGLPTTDPTAALRGTLLPIGGPKGYGLALMVDVLAGMLSGSSYGPMVKTFHQPVGPTGIGVLTMAIDIDRLMPLDQFGQLMKSYVTSIKQSRKAKGVSEIYLPGEIERERERSSLIEGIPLSNSLVDQLNGLLEKVRSPLRLKEE
- a CDS encoding 4-carboxy-4-hydroxy-2-oxoadipate aldolase/oxaloacetate decarboxylase; protein product: MIHVIKEIQRPPKELIESFRRIGTATVHEASGRKGAVDHRIKPIASGLRLCGPAFTVQCHPGDNLMLHKALERAQPGDILVTATGGSYEYGYWGGLMATSAVAKQLGGLALDGCIRDSAEIIRMGFPIFCRGFCIRGTTKTVLGLINHPILFGGVLVQPGDLILGDEDGLVVVERTECEAVLEKSIKRLEAERLKSERLKAGISSVELNQLQKVFEFLGLQEG